One genomic segment of Pseudomonadota bacterium includes these proteins:
- a CDS encoding type II toxin-antitoxin system mRNA interferase toxin, RelE/StbE family produces the protein MWRIREHHNLNKIIAKLPLQVVKKYELWKDIVFRHGPDILREFPGFHDEKLKGEFEGQRSSRLNIQYRVIYSIEKEIVSVYIIDITPHKY, from the coding sequence ATGTGGCGCATACGAGAACATCACAATTTAAATAAGATTATTGCAAAATTACCGTTGCAGGTCGTGAAAAAATACGAACTTTGGAAAGATATTGTTTTTCGACATGGGCCAGATATATTACGTGAATTTCCTGGTTTTCATGACGAAAAATTAAAAGGAGAGTTTGAAGGACAACGATCATCACGGCTTAATATTCAATATCGTGTTATTTATTCTATCGAAAAAGAGATAGTATCGGTTTATATCATTGATATAACACCACATAAATATTAG
- a CDS encoding helix-turn-helix domain-containing protein, whose amino-acid sequence MKIKKTDYMPAKQHTILTTGEVIKMLRELKGWTQEELSKYCSINAKNISMLENDKLEIGKKRALQLATAFNVHPAIIMFPEYESKEIQKAA is encoded by the coding sequence ATGAAAATTAAAAAAACGGACTATATGCCGGCAAAACAGCATACGATCTTAACTACCGGAGAAGTAATTAAAATGTTGCGTGAACTAAAAGGATGGACTCAAGAGGAATTATCAAAATATTGCTCTATCAATGCAAAAAATATCAGTATGCTTGAAAATGATAAATTAGAAATAGGAAAAAAAAGGGCCTTGCAACTCGCCACTGCATTTAATGTACATCCTGCTATAATTATGTTTCCTGAATACGAATCAAAAGAAATTCAAAAAGCGGCATAA